A stretch of DNA from Chitinivibrionia bacterium:
AATCATCAAGCGCCTCAACTTTTATGGGCGTTATGACTTCTTTTGAATTTTTATAATAAAGCGAATGCATATATTGCTCATTTCAATGGTTCTATTTTGAACGGCTCTTCGCCTTCCATTGCTAAAGCCCAGTCGGTGAGCAAACTTTCGCGGCGCAGTTCTGCCCAAACTTTTATGTATCTTGCTTGCTTCGGCGGAAATTTTCCTTCGATTATTTTTCCGTTAAAGTCAAACTTTGCTTTATATTCTGCGTATCTCGCGTGGAAATGCGGCGGATTATGCTCGTTTCCTTTATACATAGTTATAAAGATCCCATAAAAATCCGAAATTATTGGCATTTTTTCTCCTTTTTTATTATAAATATACATTCCGCACAAACAAAAAAAGCGGATATTAAAAAAGCAAAGCCATTTTTACTTCGTTTCTATCCGCTTTCCTCTATTTTCTCTTCTCCACACAGGTTTTCCAAGCAAAATTTCAAGCGCTTTCTTTATGTAGAATATACGGAAATGGGTGCGACAGGTGGCGACGGGAGCGGAAGGGAAATAAGATAAGGCAAATCTTTTTTCCGTATTTTATTTTATTTCTTCTTCGCATCGTGCGATTATAGTATTTTCTCGGAAAAAAAGGACGATTAAATGACAAAAAACGAAAATACAAACAGAGACATTGCAAAAGCAAAACAAAAACTTAAAGAATTGCAAGGAAAAACGCTTGTATCAAAAGATGGAATAGAAGCTATAATTTCAAGTAAAACTCTGGGCAAAATGGTGTATGGCTTAGAAAATACACTTAAAAACGGCTTCTCTGCCGAAGAACACTTTGATGTCGTATCTAAAATTGACGAAATATTTCCAAATGCCGT
This window harbors:
- a CDS encoding DUF4160 domain-containing protein; translated protein: MPIISDFYGIFITMYKGNEHNPPHFHARYAEYKAKFDFNGKIIEGKFPPKQARYIKVWAELRRESLLTDWALAMEGEEPFKIEPLK